The following proteins come from a genomic window of Deinococcus aerophilus:
- a CDS encoding Ig domain-containing protein codes for MAHQRRFPSALALVLGAGVLLAGCGQPVTDASNTGGRDVLYFADNGTGLPVMYVGEAYTNNLSVAGGAGPYTLRVVGGTLPPGVRLSGQQLSGTPTTKGTYKFTLEVTDSTLSTRTREYTVNVNELPPLSLAPTLPGGEIRGETRIPVTITAPRTVRAARLSWELPEKVTVTRVQPTAQNGVLFWQQTGRMLIMDVGFKTIPRSGERIALISVKPQKAATLTAATLGYEARDGDGKLLSEKKLPEPPRTAATPAPQQDTAPATGPAQPTPPAAPTDAAPSDPAPSADPAPPGETTPPDPTAPETPTDPAPEDGAGDPPSPVTPPKSGGQP; via the coding sequence ATGGCCCATCAACGCCGTTTTCCCTCTGCACTGGCCCTGGTGCTGGGCGCCGGGGTCCTGCTGGCCGGCTGTGGCCAGCCCGTGACCGACGCCTCCAACACCGGGGGCCGTGACGTTCTGTACTTCGCCGACAACGGAACGGGGCTGCCGGTGATGTATGTGGGTGAGGCGTACACCAACAACCTCAGCGTGGCAGGGGGAGCTGGCCCCTACACCCTGCGCGTGGTGGGCGGCACCCTGCCTCCCGGCGTCCGGCTCAGCGGACAGCAGCTCAGCGGTACGCCGACGACCAAGGGCACCTACAAGTTCACGCTGGAGGTCACTGACTCCACCCTGAGCACCCGCACGCGCGAGTACACCGTCAACGTCAATGAGCTGCCTCCCCTCTCGCTGGCCCCCACCCTGCCCGGCGGCGAGATCCGGGGCGAGACGCGCATTCCGGTGACCATCACCGCGCCCCGGACGGTGCGGGCCGCGCGGCTGAGCTGGGAATTGCCCGAGAAGGTCACGGTGACGCGGGTCCAGCCCACGGCGCAAAACGGCGTGCTGTTCTGGCAACAGACCGGGCGGATGCTCATCATGGACGTGGGCTTCAAGACCATTCCGCGCAGCGGCGAACGCATCGCCCTGATCAGCGTGAAACCCCAAAAGGCCGCCACCCTGACCGCGGCCACCCTGGGCTACGAGGCCCGCGACGGCGACGGCAAGCTGCTCTCCGAGAAGAAATTGCCCGAACCTCCCCGGACCGCCGCCACGCCGGCACCTCAGCAGGACACGGCCCCAGCGACCGGTCCAGCGCAGCCCACCCCTCCAGCCGCTCCGACGGACGCCGCGCCCAGCGACCCGGCGCCCTCCGCGGACCCGGCCCCTCCGGGCGAGACCACGCCGCCCGATCCCACCGCCCCCGAGACCCCCACGGACCCGGCGCCGGAAGACGGCGCGGGAGATCCCCCCTCGCCGGTCACGCCGCCCAAGTCGGGAGGACAGCCGTGA
- a CDS encoding insulinase family protein, whose translation MTASTLAALPRAGEHLGRYTVTRVEELPEMQGHLILLSHENGARHAHVVRDDDNSAFGVTFPTVPRDSTGVAHILEHIVLMGSQKYPVPDPFFAMLPRSLNTFMNAMTSNDWTTYPFSTRNEKDYFNLLGVYLDATFFPLMRYESFRQDGHRFEFETPDDPTTELKLQGVVYNEMKGAMASAGAVMWRAFGKALYPDLTYANNSGGAPNDIPALTYDNLRAFHAAHYHPSNAYFYSYGKLPLSRILDEIEAHVMSRFSAQTLDVSIPDQTPFDAPRQERVEYPGSDTERGTQVSVMWKLGLSSDADANLRWSVLSDVLLGNAGAPLTRPLIESGLGSALADLSGYRDSFREGAFAVGLKGLGAGQLEPVETLVLDTLRAIVQEGIDPELIESSLHQFEIGQKEVSNSGFPYALGVMFRMLGPWLNGGDPVTGLRLDAELERLRTDLAAGRVFEPMIERELLGNTHRVTLELAPDPELVVRMEQEERELVERLSADFTDEDRARIVAESLRLQELQAQDSDPDVLPTLALSDVPASVPPVPYDTEEMGRATVARVPQPTGGLSYLDVQVRLPEVPADLLDTLPLYAFAVTKSGAADMDYVALTRRIEAVTGGVSASVGTGVRPDDLRALRMSLTFSGKALARNGDALVEVLRAVIAAPRFTLERLEQLLKQRLSGLKASVVQSGNTYAERLAAAQVSPAGAIGEVWGGLSALASLKAIVEGGGLQELLDRFGRIHDLLLAGVPVLCLTATEGDLDLDLSPLTELFTGDAAVGRPQPDLRAKAPQARTTDTPVAFNAVAFETVPYTHPDSPALLVLSRLLRSEYLLKELREKGGAYGGGASFDPREGVFAMTSYRDPHIARTYQVFRDARQFLDSALGEREVTEAILASSKMLDPLTSPDTVGRLRFFGDQAGYTPEVQQAYKTRLLAVQLADLKRVMDTYLTPERAAYALVSGRDPNAEVGALGLSFEVSAADGLTQSMRKRPR comes from the coding sequence ATGACTGCTTCCACACTGGCTGCCCTGCCGCGCGCGGGCGAGCACCTGGGCCGCTACACCGTGACCCGCGTTGAGGAACTGCCCGAGATGCAGGGCCACCTGATTCTGCTCTCGCACGAGAATGGAGCCAGACATGCCCACGTGGTCCGCGACGACGACAACAGCGCCTTTGGGGTGACCTTCCCGACCGTGCCGCGCGACAGCACCGGCGTGGCGCACATCCTCGAACACATCGTGCTGATGGGCAGCCAGAAGTACCCGGTGCCCGATCCCTTCTTCGCGATGCTGCCGCGCAGCCTGAACACCTTCATGAACGCGATGACCAGCAACGACTGGACCACCTACCCCTTTTCCACGCGCAACGAGAAGGACTATTTCAACCTGCTGGGCGTGTATCTGGACGCCACCTTCTTTCCGCTAATGCGCTACGAGAGCTTCCGGCAGGACGGCCACCGCTTTGAGTTCGAGACGCCCGACGATCCCACCACCGAACTGAAGCTGCAGGGCGTGGTGTACAACGAGATGAAGGGCGCGATGGCCTCGGCGGGCGCGGTGATGTGGCGGGCCTTTGGCAAGGCGCTGTATCCGGACCTCACCTACGCCAACAACAGCGGCGGCGCGCCGAACGACATCCCGGCCCTGACCTACGACAACCTGCGGGCCTTCCACGCCGCGCACTACCACCCCAGCAACGCCTACTTTTACAGTTACGGCAAACTGCCGCTCTCGCGGATTCTGGACGAGATCGAGGCGCATGTGATGTCGCGCTTCAGCGCCCAGACGCTGGACGTGAGCATTCCCGACCAGACTCCCTTCGACGCGCCGCGCCAGGAACGTGTGGAATACCCGGGCAGCGACACGGAGCGCGGCACCCAGGTCAGCGTGATGTGGAAGCTGGGGCTGAGCAGCGACGCGGACGCGAACCTACGCTGGAGCGTGCTCAGCGACGTGCTGCTGGGCAATGCGGGCGCGCCGCTGACCCGTCCCCTGATCGAGTCCGGATTGGGCAGCGCGCTGGCCGACCTCAGCGGTTACCGCGACTCGTTCCGCGAGGGAGCTTTCGCGGTCGGTCTCAAGGGGCTGGGGGCCGGACAGCTGGAACCGGTGGAAACGCTGGTGCTGGACACCCTGCGCGCCATCGTGCAGGAGGGCATCGATCCCGAGCTGATCGAGAGCAGCCTGCACCAGTTCGAGATCGGGCAGAAGGAGGTCAGCAACTCGGGCTTTCCGTACGCCCTGGGCGTGATGTTCCGCATGCTGGGGCCGTGGCTGAACGGCGGCGACCCCGTGACTGGGCTGCGCCTGGACGCTGAACTGGAGCGGCTGCGTACCGACCTGGCCGCGGGCCGGGTCTTTGAACCCATGATTGAGCGCGAACTGCTGGGCAATACCCACCGCGTCACGCTGGAACTGGCTCCCGATCCCGAACTGGTGGTCCGGATGGAGCAGGAGGAGCGCGAGCTGGTGGAGCGTCTCAGCGCCGACTTCACCGACGAGGACCGGGCGCGCATCGTGGCCGAGAGCCTGCGCCTCCAGGAGCTGCAGGCGCAGGACAGCGATCCGGACGTGCTGCCCACCCTGGCCCTGTCCGACGTGCCCGCCAGCGTGCCCCCGGTGCCCTACGACACCGAGGAGATGGGCCGGGCCACGGTGGCCCGCGTGCCCCAGCCCACCGGAGGCCTGAGCTATCTGGACGTGCAGGTGCGGCTGCCCGAGGTGCCGGCCGACCTGCTGGACACGTTGCCGCTGTACGCCTTTGCCGTGACGAAAAGCGGCGCGGCGGACATGGATTACGTGGCCCTGACCCGACGCATCGAGGCCGTGACCGGCGGCGTCAGCGCCAGCGTGGGCACCGGGGTACGCCCCGACGATCTGCGGGCCCTGCGCATGAGCCTGACCTTCAGCGGCAAGGCCCTGGCCCGCAACGGGGACGCGCTGGTGGAGGTGCTGCGTGCGGTCATCGCTGCCCCCAGATTTACCCTGGAACGGCTGGAGCAACTGCTCAAGCAGCGGCTGTCGGGCCTCAAGGCGAGCGTGGTGCAGTCGGGCAACACCTACGCCGAGCGGCTGGCCGCCGCCCAGGTCAGTCCCGCCGGGGCCATCGGCGAGGTCTGGGGCGGCCTGAGTGCGCTGGCCAGCCTCAAGGCCATTGTGGAGGGGGGAGGCCTGCAGGAACTGCTCGACCGCTTCGGGCGGATTCATGACCTGCTGCTTGCCGGAGTGCCCGTGCTGTGCCTGACCGCCACCGAGGGGGACCTCGACCTTGACCTGTCGCCGCTGACCGAGCTGTTCACCGGAGACGCCGCGGTGGGCCGCCCGCAGCCCGACCTGCGTGCGAAGGCCCCACAGGCCCGCACCACCGATACGCCGGTGGCCTTCAACGCCGTGGCCTTCGAGACCGTGCCGTACACCCACCCCGACAGCCCCGCGCTGCTGGTGCTTTCACGCCTGCTGAGAAGCGAATACCTGCTCAAGGAACTGCGGGAGAAGGGCGGTGCGTATGGCGGCGGCGCCTCCTTCGATCCGCGTGAGGGGGTCTTCGCCATGACCAGCTACCGCGACCCGCACATCGCCCGCACCTATCAGGTGTTCCGCGACGCCCGTCAGTTCCTCGACAGCGCTCTGGGAGAGCGCGAGGTCACCGAGGCGATCCTGGCGTCCAGCAAGATGCTCGACCCGCTGACCAGCCCCGATACGGTGGGCCGCCTGCGTTTCTTTGGCGACCAGGCCGGCTACACGCCCGAGGTGCAGCAGGCATATAAGACCCGCCTGCTGGCCGTGCAGCTTGCCGACCTCAAGCGCGTGATGGACACCTACCTGACGCCGGAGCGTGCCGCCTACGCCCTGGTCAGCGGCCGTGATCCCAATGCAGAGGTTGGGGCGCTGGGGCTGAGCTTTGAGGTCAGCGCGGCTGACGGCCTGACACAAAGTATGAGAAAGCGTCCCCGGTAG